In bacterium, the genomic stretch GGGGATCCTCCCCAGACCGATGCCAAGGCCTTCACCGGGCCGGAAACGAAAGGACAAAGCCATGTCAGCCATCCTCGTCATCCTGATGGTCGTCGCCTTCTTCGCGATCGATGCCCTCAAACTGTACATCAAGCGTCGCCGCGGCGAGACCCCGGCCGCCGAGCCCATCAAGACGTTCTCGGCCGTGCGCTTCCCCAAGGGCCTGTTCCTGGCCGACAACCACGCCTGGGCCCGCCTGACCGAGCTCGGCGAGCTGAAGGTGGGCATGGACGAGCTCCTGACCCAGGCCCTCGGCAAGGTCGACGAGGTCGAGGTCATGCCGGTCGGCACCTCGATCAGCAAGGGCGACACCCTGGCCGTGGTCACGCGCCTCGGCCACAAGTTCCAGGTCACCTCGCCGGTCGACGGCACCGT encodes the following:
- a CDS encoding glycine cleavage system protein H, whose protein sequence is MSAILVILMVVAFFAIDALKLYIKRRRGETPAAEPIKTFSAVRFPKGLFLADNHAWARLTELGELKVGMDELLTQALGKVDEVEVMPVGTSISKGDTLAVVTRLGHKFQVTSPVDGTVVAANESAENNPETVGQDPYGRGWLATVWPVEHNEALRDMKVGDKAATWLGREVQRFTDFLTARTSPELVGALAADGAHPVIGAACSLDVEGWQLFETEFARIRD